Below is a window of Candidatus Neomarinimicrobiota bacterium DNA.
CGTGACCGGGTTCCGGCCGCAGATGATCGCCCAATAACCTCCCAAAATGCAACATCCGCTTCCTACCCGTTGCGTCTGGATTACGAACTCCGTATAATTACTGCGTTGAAATTAAAATTCGGAGCCGGAAAGAAATCACCCTATGGCAGAGAAGTCTCTCTATCTTATCGACGGTTCGGCGCTGGCGTACCGGGCCCATTTTGCTTTCATCCGCAATCCACTCACCACAACTGATGGCCGCAATGTTTCCGCAATCTTTGGCTTTACTAACTCCCTGTTGAAGATTCTCCGGGATGAGCATCCCGATTATATCGCGGTGGTATTCGACACGCCGGAGAAGACCTTCCGGCACGAGAAGTATCCGGAATACAAGGCCACCCGGGAGAAAATGCCGGACGAAATGGCAGACCAGCTGGATGACCTGAAGAAGATGACCGAGTATATGAACATTCCGGTGATCGAGTATCCCGGTTACGAGGCAGATGATGTGATGGCTACGCTCGCAAACGTGGCAGAAGCGGAGGGGGTCAGAACTTATCTGGTGACCGGCGACAAGGATTTTGCCCAGCTGGTGAACGAGGAAATTTATGTGTACAATACCTCCGGAAAGGGCAGCGATCCGGAGATCTGGGACCGGAATGCTGTGAAGGAGAAATTTGGCGTTTATCCGGAGCAGATCGTCGATTATTTGGCGCTCATGGGGGATTCCAGCGATAATGTCCCCGGCGTACCCGGCATCGGGAAAAAGACAGCGCGGAAGCTGCTGAACGAATACGGCACGCTGGAGAAAACGCTGGAAGAGGCGGAAAATCTCTCCGGCAAGCGCGCCAGAGAAGGCCTGTTGGAAAACCGGGACCAGGCGCTACTCTCCCAGGATTTGGTTACCATTGTCACCGACGCTCCGATTGATGAGGATTTTCATTCCCTGCAATGGGAGGATTTTGATTATCAGAATCTCGTTGATTTCTGCAAGGAGTTCGAATTTTTCTCCCTCATCGATCATATAGAAGAATTTCGAGACGGTGAACCGGAAAAGGTGGAAAAAGATTATCGGGTAGTCACTTCCAGGGATGAATTGCTGGATATTGTCGAGGAGTGCCTGGAGGAAGATATTGTCTCCGTCGATCTGGAAACGACATCCGTCGATCCCATGCAGGCGGACATCGTTGGTATTGCCATCTCCTGGGAACAGGACAGCGGGATATACATCCCGGTAAAATACGGAAATAATTCTGGCCGTGGGATTACCATTACACTACTGAACGAAAGTGAACTCAGCGGTATCCTGACGTTGGAGGAAACGCTTGAAATTCTATCGCCGCTGTTCGAGGAGAACGGAACAGCAATCACCGGGCAGAATATCAAATACGATATCTTGGTGCTGAAGTGTCACGATGTGCAGGTACCGAATGTGGCGTTCGACACCATGATCGCGGCTTATTTGCTGAAGCCGGAAGCCCGGAGTTACAAGGAAGATTACCTGAGTATGGAGTATCTCGGCTACCAGATGCAGCCCATTGAGGAGCTCATCGGGAAGCGCGGAAAAAATCAAAAAAATATGGCAGATATTGCCATCGAAAAGGTTACACCATACGCAGCCGAGGACGCGGACATCGCACTACAGCTGACGGATGTACTGCGGGATAAACTGAAAGATGTCGAACTCTACGATCTGTTCCGGGATATTGAGCTCCCCCTGATGCACGTGCTGGTGCAGATGGAATACAACGGGGTCTATGTCGACCGTGAATTTCTTGAGGAAATGTCCGCGAATCTGCAGAAGGAGCTGGACAAGCTAGAAAAGCAGATTTTTGGCGCCGCTGATAAAGAGTTCAACATTAACTCACCCCAACAGCTCTCGGAAATTCTGTTCGAGGATATCGGTCTGACGCCGATTAAAAAGACCAAGACAGGATATTCCACAAACGCCCAGGTACTGGAGGAGCTCAAAAAGGAGCACGTACTGCCCGGGTTAATACTGGATTACCGGGAAATCTCGAAGCTGAAGTCTACGTATGTCGATGCGCTGCCGGCGCTGATTCATCCGCGTACCAACCGGATCCATTCAAATTTTAACCAGACGGTGGCCGCTACCGGTCGCCTCAGCAGCAGCGACCCGAATTTTCAGAATATTCCTATTCGCACAGACCTTGGCCGGGAAATCCGACACGCCTTTGTTGCCGAGAAGGAAGAAAATTTGATCATGGCGGCGGATTATTCACAGATCGAATTACGTCTGATGGCGCAGTTGTCAGATGAATCCACGCTGAAAGAGGCGTTTCAAAACGAGGAGGATATTCATTCCACGACGGCGGCGCTGGTTTTCGACGTGGAACTGGAAAACGTTACCCCTGATATGCGCCGGAAGGCCAAGGTGGTGAATTTCGGGATCATGTATGGCGCCGGTCCGTACCGGATGTCCAACGAACTCGGCATTTCTGTGAGCGAAGGCCAGGATCTTATCAACAACTATTTTGAGAAGTACCCCGGTATTAACAATTACATCACCAATACCATTGCTCAAGCACGGGAGAACAAATATGTGAGCACCTTGTTCGGACGTCGCCGGTATCTGCCGGATATCGATTCCTCCAATCGGAATGTCCGGGAAGCAGCAGAGCGTGCCGCTATCAATATGCCGATCCAGGGTACGGCAGC
It encodes the following:
- the polA gene encoding DNA polymerase I; amino-acid sequence: MAEKSLYLIDGSALAYRAHFAFIRNPLTTTDGRNVSAIFGFTNSLLKILRDEHPDYIAVVFDTPEKTFRHEKYPEYKATREKMPDEMADQLDDLKKMTEYMNIPVIEYPGYEADDVMATLANVAEAEGVRTYLVTGDKDFAQLVNEEIYVYNTSGKGSDPEIWDRNAVKEKFGVYPEQIVDYLALMGDSSDNVPGVPGIGKKTARKLLNEYGTLEKTLEEAENLSGKRAREGLLENRDQALLSQDLVTIVTDAPIDEDFHSLQWEDFDYQNLVDFCKEFEFFSLIDHIEEFRDGEPEKVEKDYRVVTSRDELLDIVEECLEEDIVSVDLETTSVDPMQADIVGIAISWEQDSGIYIPVKYGNNSGRGITITLLNESELSGILTLEETLEILSPLFEENGTAITGQNIKYDILVLKCHDVQVPNVAFDTMIAAYLLKPEARSYKEDYLSMEYLGYQMQPIEELIGKRGKNQKNMADIAIEKVTPYAAEDADIALQLTDVLRDKLKDVELYDLFRDIELPLMHVLVQMEYNGVYVDREFLEEMSANLQKELDKLEKQIFGAADKEFNINSPQQLSEILFEDIGLTPIKKTKTGYSTNAQVLEELKKEHVLPGLILDYREISKLKSTYVDALPALIHPRTNRIHSNFNQTVAATGRLSSSDPNFQNIPIRTDLGREIRHAFVAEKEENLIMAADYSQIELRLMAQLSDESTLKEAFQNEEDIHSTTAALVFDVELENVTPDMRRKAKVVNFGIMYGAGPYRMSNELGISVSEGQDLINNYFEKYPGINNYITNTIAQARENKYVSTLFGRRRYLPDIDSSNRNVREAAERAAINMPIQGTAADMIKIAMVRLHKSMEEQGFRSKMILQIHDELVFEVEKDEEEALQSLVVETMERALDLDVPIVVDVGVAKDWYDAH